The Thalassotalea sp. HSM 43 genome window below encodes:
- the rlmB gene encoding 23S rRNA (guanosine(2251)-2'-O)-methyltransferase RlmB codes for MAKQDELVFGIHAVNSLIKRAPERFIEIWCLKGREDERMMPIINLARKYGVAVQFTHRKAMDDKSGGEQHQGVIARVKPGKVYSEQDLDTILNDATARGQVPFFLVLDGVTDPHNLGACLRNADAAGVQAIIVPKDNAARITSTVRKVAVGATETVPLVQVTNLSRALKQLQQLGVWVVGTAGEAEHSVYECKLLGPMALVMGAEGKGMRRLTRETCDELVKLPMAGSVSSLNVSVASGICLFEIVRQRLHS; via the coding sequence ATGGCTAAGCAAGATGAATTAGTATTTGGTATCCACGCCGTTAATTCCCTAATCAAACGGGCCCCTGAGCGCTTTATTGAAATTTGGTGTCTCAAAGGCCGGGAAGATGAGCGCATGATGCCGATCATTAATTTGGCTCGTAAATACGGTGTTGCCGTACAATTTACCCATCGTAAGGCGATGGATGACAAAAGCGGCGGTGAGCAACATCAAGGCGTTATTGCCAGAGTTAAGCCTGGTAAGGTTTATAGCGAACAAGACCTTGATACGATATTGAATGATGCAACAGCGCGTGGTCAGGTACCTTTCTTTTTGGTGTTGGATGGGGTAACTGATCCGCACAATCTTGGTGCCTGTTTACGTAACGCCGACGCCGCTGGCGTGCAAGCTATCATCGTGCCAAAAGATAACGCGGCACGCATCACCTCAACTGTGCGTAAGGTGGCGGTAGGTGCGACTGAAACCGTACCATTAGTGCAAGTGACTAATTTATCCAGAGCATTAAAACAATTGCAACAGCTTGGTGTTTGGGTGGTCGGCACCGCTGGAGAAGCTGAACATAGCGTATATGAGTGTAAGTTGCTCGGGCCAATGGCATTGGTTATGGGCGCAGAAGGCAAGGGCATGCGTCGTCTGACGCGAGAAACCTGTGATGAGTTGGTAAAGTTGCCAATGGCAGGTTCAGTCTCCAGTTTGAATGTATCGGTTGCCTCAGGCATCTGTTTATTTGAAATTGTTCGACAACGTCTTCACAGCTAA